A stretch of Desulfobacter hydrogenophilus DNA encodes these proteins:
- a CDS encoding regulatory protein GemA codes for MNKTAKKNQPSSVKQRQLLAIARQQLNMDKDDYKAIMTAHYGVDSSTRLTFGQAEEFIDYFASRGFVIVSKKRRYLKRKNPAKTREYPKVIDMASPAELEKIDALAGLITWRCEDGMTRWMQKFLKIDRVKTGRDAFRAIEGLKKMFENGMVKLHGEDWWLKSFDSLEINAYIAEHMPAKYKDRVSMPF; via the coding sequence ATGAATAAAACTGCTAAAAAGAACCAGCCCAGCAGCGTAAAGCAGCGTCAATTGCTGGCCATTGCCCGCCAGCAATTGAACATGGACAAGGACGATTATAAGGCCATCATGACAGCCCATTACGGCGTGGACAGTTCCACCCGGCTCACCTTCGGCCAGGCAGAGGAGTTCATTGATTATTTTGCCTCCCGGGGGTTTGTCATCGTCTCAAAAAAACGCCGGTATCTCAAGCGCAAAAACCCGGCCAAAACCCGGGAATACCCCAAGGTCATTGACATGGCATCTCCGGCGGAACTGGAAAAGATAGATGCCCTGGCAGGCCTTATCACCTGGCGGTGTGAGGACGGGATGACCCGGTGGATGCAAAAGTTTTTAAAGATCGACCGGGTAAAGACAGGCCGGGATGCCTTCCGGGCGATCGAGGGGCTTAAAAAGATGTTTGAAAACGGCATGGTGAAGCTGCACGGTGAAGACTGGTGGCTCAAGAGTTTTGATAGCCTGGAAATCAATGCCTATATCGCGGAACATATGCCAGCTAAGTACAAAGACCGTGTCTCCATGCCGTTTTAA
- a CDS encoding Mor transcription activator family protein translates to MTNSRAKISMEDLSEDLRQVAEVIGLDLVARLVARVGGERVYIPSPGRLGAKARNRAIRNEFTGENHKAKVSCKFIEFFAMQPCVAGF, encoded by the coding sequence TTGACGAATTCACGTGCAAAAATCAGCATGGAGGACCTGTCCGAGGATTTGCGGCAGGTGGCGGAGGTCATCGGGCTGGATCTGGTGGCCCGACTGGTGGCCCGGGTGGGGGGGGAGCGGGTGTATATTCCCTCCCCAGGGCGGCTGGGGGCAAAAGCCAGAAACAGGGCCATACGCAATGAATTCACAGGGGAAAATCATAAAGCTAAAGTTTCCTGTAAATTTATCGAGTTTTTTGCTATGCAACCATGCGTAGCAGGATTTTGA
- a CDS encoding IS701 family transposase, with product MFILRDLLLPLQAVFSNTVQGQKRKVWFVYTLLAVLVPFTSSITSNLLRALQTLFGLKLKSQRFYAFMASPTLPWKGLWHTMWGMIPSPAVKERILLVLDDSINPKSGKKIFGCAYFHNHASKSNQSSYPWSQCILAVGLLKKIKSRWACLPLDFRFYMMKKDIEAESATATRKGEVLHFEDKMAQAATMITDIRNYYKQPVLIVTDSWFGNNGLWSRLDRRNEGSFHLLSRMRTNIILYDFAPVATGTPKAGRPRKYGLRLGSVDDCAGRLKENSQSYRVFLYGKKREVLAYSQTVMLKTMKCRVRVVWVYRKTRYVALMTTDMRLSVEQIIEYYGARWKIESGFKEIKQEIGSSKSQVRNSEAVLNHLNFCMMSTTLTWIYADRLENAPDRRYKIRGRAGFAFSDVRRIIAEAALSSDFYSVCPVPAQTPQKSFVKILLRMVA from the coding sequence ATGTTTATATTACGTGATTTGCTATTACCTCTGCAAGCTGTATTTTCTAATACTGTTCAGGGACAGAAACGGAAGGTCTGGTTTGTATACACGCTATTGGCTGTGTTGGTTCCATTTACATCATCAATCACCTCTAACCTGTTACGTGCCCTGCAAACTCTATTTGGTTTAAAGCTGAAAAGTCAGCGCTTTTATGCCTTCATGGCAAGCCCAACATTACCATGGAAAGGACTATGGCATACGATGTGGGGAATGATTCCGTCACCAGCTGTAAAAGAACGAATTCTGCTAGTACTGGATGATTCCATAAACCCAAAGAGTGGAAAAAAAATTTTTGGTTGCGCATATTTTCACAACCATGCCTCAAAGTCTAACCAAAGTTCGTATCCATGGTCACAGTGTATTCTGGCAGTAGGATTATTGAAAAAAATAAAATCCAGATGGGCCTGCCTGCCTCTTGATTTTCGATTTTATATGATGAAAAAGGACATTGAGGCAGAATCTGCGACTGCCACACGGAAAGGAGAGGTTCTTCATTTTGAAGACAAAATGGCACAGGCGGCCACAATGATAACGGATATTCGAAATTACTATAAGCAACCGGTGTTGATTGTGACAGATAGCTGGTTTGGCAACAATGGCCTCTGGTCCAGGTTGGATCGTAGAAATGAAGGCTCTTTCCACCTGCTTTCTCGTATGCGAACAAATATTATTCTGTATGATTTTGCACCTGTCGCTACAGGAACACCTAAGGCTGGCCGTCCACGAAAGTATGGCCTACGTTTGGGTTCTGTGGATGATTGTGCAGGGAGGTTGAAGGAGAACTCCCAGAGTTATAGGGTTTTTCTCTACGGCAAAAAAAGGGAAGTGCTGGCGTATTCACAAACCGTTATGCTGAAGACGATGAAGTGTAGGGTGCGGGTTGTCTGGGTTTATCGAAAAACACGGTACGTTGCCCTCATGACCACAGATATGAGGCTTTCGGTTGAGCAAATTATAGAATATTATGGCGCGCGCTGGAAAATTGAATCAGGATTTAAAGAAATTAAGCAGGAGATTGGCAGTTCAAAATCACAAGTTCGGAATTCGGAAGCCGTACTGAATCACCTTAACTTCTGCATGATGTCCACAACGCTGACATGGATCTATGCTGACCGGTTGGAAAATGCACCCGATCGAAGATATAAAATTCGGGGACGAGCCGGATTTGCATTTTCTGATGTGCGGCGGATAATTGCGGAGGCGGCATTGAGTTCTGATTTTTATAGTGTTTGCCCTGTGCCAGCGCAAACCCCACAAAAATCTTTCGTCAAAATCCTGCTACGCATGGTTGCATAG
- a CDS encoding antA/AntB antirepressor family protein, giving the protein MKDAKHNTTAIHSHSINTESDEFQNPMGGTIQIFVNEEGERSVDARELYQFLEVGKDFSTWIKGRIDKYGFALNADYIITYDSPKPASNGVYPRFGENPQGSEVEPDLGGRPSVNYHLTLDMAKELAMVERNDKGREARQYFIECEKIARQTTRPFDVTEYVNRVYQLGLETGKDQVKKEITTSLKGLSDQRFLLLRRASGYKAMGLTNREVGKLMDTHKDTIRKAVKQSRDIGVFGAPESDGQMTLFSGEVSHG; this is encoded by the coding sequence ATGAAAGACGCAAAACACAACACCACGGCAATCCATTCCCATTCCATCAACACCGAATCCGACGAATTCCAGAACCCCATGGGCGGCACCATCCAGATTTTTGTAAACGAGGAGGGGGAACGTTCCGTTGATGCCCGGGAGCTTTATCAATTTCTTGAGGTCGGGAAGGACTTCTCTACATGGATCAAGGGCCGTATCGACAAGTACGGATTTGCCCTGAATGCGGACTATATTATCACCTATGACAGCCCGAAACCCGCATCAAATGGAGTTTACCCCCGTTTTGGGGAAAACCCCCAAGGCTCCGAGGTTGAACCCGATCTGGGTGGACGTCCCAGCGTCAATTACCACCTCACCCTGGACATGGCCAAGGAACTGGCTATGGTGGAAAGAAACGACAAGGGTCGGGAAGCCCGTCAATATTTCATTGAATGCGAAAAGATAGCCCGTCAAACAACCCGCCCATTCGATGTCACCGAATATGTGAATCGGGTCTACCAGCTCGGATTAGAGACAGGTAAAGACCAGGTTAAAAAAGAGATCACCACAAGCCTGAAAGGCCTGTCAGACCAGCGGTTCCTCCTCCTCCGGAGGGCCAGCGGCTACAAGGCCATGGGACTGACCAACCGCGAGGTCGGCAAGCTCATGGATACCCATAAAGACACCATCCGAAAAGCCGTCAAACAGAGCCGGGACATCGGCGTGTTCGGTGCCCCCGAGTCCGACGGCCAGATGACCCTGTTCTCCGGCGAGGTATCCCATGGATAG
- a CDS encoding transglutaminase-like cysteine peptidase, producing MNFEDLEKIQRDVNWDITYQSDLEHYKKSDHWAIPADGLGDCEDYALLKRHLLLEAGWPKEKLRLATCYTETGGYHAVLIAILGATWTDETWWVLDNREKLPKSWRMMDHYKWDRMQDEKGVWRAVVS from the coding sequence ATGAACTTTGAAGACCTTGAGAAAATCCAGCGGGATGTAAACTGGGATATCACCTATCAAAGCGATCTTGAGCATTACAAAAAATCCGACCACTGGGCCATCCCCGCCGATGGGCTGGGGGATTGTGAAGATTATGCGCTCCTGAAACGGCATTTGCTGCTGGAAGCTGGCTGGCCAAAGGAAAAATTGCGTCTGGCCACCTGCTATACCGAAACCGGCGGGTACCATGCCGTATTGATCGCCATACTTGGCGCAACATGGACAGACGAGACATGGTGGGTGCTGGACAACCGGGAAAAACTGCCTAAATCCTGGCGCATGATGGATCACTACAAGTGGGACAGAATGCAGGATGAAAAAGGCGTCTGGAGGGCGGTGGTATCATGA
- a CDS encoding ArsR family transcriptional regulator, with the protein MASLEQTIQRHLRITILRLLAEDPNYTLNDSILADLVGNYGFTPSRDRVRTELSWLREQGLVRFDDDDGIIIAVLTQRGNDVAHGRTRVPGVKRPGPGS; encoded by the coding sequence ATGGCCAGTTTAGAACAGACGATTCAGCGACACCTGAGGATTACCATCCTGAGACTGCTGGCTGAAGACCCGAATTACACCTTGAATGACTCGATCCTGGCAGATCTGGTGGGCAATTACGGATTCACCCCCAGCCGTGACCGGGTGCGCACGGAGTTGAGCTGGCTCCGGGAACAGGGCCTGGTGCGTTTTGACGACGATGACGGGATCATTATTGCCGTGTTGACCCAGCGGGGGAATGACGTGGCCCACGGTCGTACCCGGGTGCCCGGGGTAAAACGTCCCGGTCCGGGGTCGTGA
- a CDS encoding DUF3486 family protein, whose product MAKKPRKGRGRPSSIDQLPEDVKIKINSALRNRALTQKRILDAINPVLDMRGEKPISKSALGRYAMAVEEKGAMMREAREAANALVGGLGEQSGTDLGRAVTEMVKTLAFNLVANEGEVDVDTLNKVALISQRIERASKVSLEREEQLKSKILQKAADEVEETAKQQGMDNSQAQFWREKVLGVR is encoded by the coding sequence ATGGCCAAAAAACCACGTAAAGGCAGGGGTAGACCGTCCAGTATAGACCAGCTGCCCGAAGACGTTAAAATCAAAATTAACTCGGCGTTGAGGAATCGTGCCCTTACCCAGAAACGGATATTGGATGCCATCAACCCGGTGCTGGACATGCGGGGGGAAAAGCCCATCTCCAAGAGCGCCCTGGGTCGGTACGCCATGGCCGTGGAGGAAAAAGGCGCCATGATGCGGGAGGCCCGGGAGGCTGCCAATGCCCTGGTGGGCGGTCTGGGGGAGCAGAGCGGCACGGATCTTGGCCGGGCCGTTACCGAGATGGTCAAGACCCTGGCGTTTAACCTGGTGGCCAATGAGGGGGAGGTGGATGTGGATACCTTGAACAAGGTGGCGCTTATCTCCCAGCGCATTGAGCGGGCAAGTAAGGTCAGTCTGGAACGGGAAGAGCAGTTGAAAAGCAAAATACTTCAAAAGGCAGCTGACGAGGTGGAAGAAACGGCAAAGCAGCAAGGTATGGACAACAGTCAGGCGCAGTTCTGGCGTGAAAAGGTTCTGGGGGTGCGGTGA
- a CDS encoding phage portal protein family protein, with protein MEKRGIWVSPTEYIDLSELKWPVSKTSGLLGEIYAGGSVGGFDPVGWLGLLPDPDPVLQKTGDLSAVLRSLTADDKVISSMQNRKLGTLKKKDYGLDPGKDGDEEPDKAAVDLCDDLKQDLEDIDLYNIFSQILDAPFYGATPVEIIWYKDGGKLRIKDLRPRPMEWFGYDGDHRPVFMGPHEGIPEAAVYEKLVMVRYFPDAVNPYGLRLLSRCLWPVAIKKGGIRFWATLCERFGMPWVIGHVNGDETERNKALSQLTAMVQNAVAVVSGDTTVDIESASGSTGDLHPNLIKYCDTSIARALQGQSLTNEGTSTGSYAESKTSMESLTDYQEADEQLIVTFMNRLAKRYRNVNNPMAKVPVFRYREPEDYQALADLDTKLSSLGVQFKKERFTRRYRMSEDEFDMRPGSEAAASAVPTEGLGFAGGTNLAQGTDLKSIPPGQAEIDAFCDKLTKAGAKGAGKARKAILEAISATTDYEEAAVRLLELYPDLHQDDFESLMERAELNACLYGMYAEKEESNG; from the coding sequence ATGGAAAAGCGCGGGATATGGGTATCGCCCACGGAATATATAGACCTGTCGGAACTGAAATGGCCGGTAAGCAAGACGTCTGGGCTGCTGGGTGAAATATACGCAGGGGGCTCTGTGGGCGGGTTTGATCCGGTGGGGTGGCTGGGATTGCTGCCGGATCCGGATCCGGTGCTGCAGAAAACAGGAGATCTGTCGGCCGTGCTCCGGAGTCTGACCGCCGATGACAAGGTCATCTCCTCCATGCAGAACCGTAAGCTTGGCACCCTGAAGAAAAAAGATTACGGGCTTGACCCCGGCAAGGATGGGGACGAGGAGCCGGACAAGGCGGCTGTGGATCTGTGTGACGACCTGAAACAGGATCTTGAAGACATTGATCTGTACAATATTTTTTCCCAGATCCTTGATGCGCCGTTTTATGGGGCCACACCCGTGGAAATCATCTGGTACAAGGATGGCGGCAAGCTGCGCATCAAGGATTTGAGACCCCGACCCATGGAGTGGTTTGGATACGACGGGGATCACCGGCCGGTTTTCATGGGACCCCATGAGGGGATTCCGGAAGCGGCGGTGTATGAAAAGCTGGTGATGGTGCGGTATTTCCCCGATGCGGTGAACCCCTACGGCCTGCGCCTGCTGAGCCGGTGCCTGTGGCCGGTGGCCATCAAAAAGGGCGGGATACGCTTCTGGGCCACCCTGTGCGAGCGGTTTGGCATGCCCTGGGTGATCGGGCATGTGAACGGGGACGAAACAGAGAGAAACAAGGCGTTGTCCCAGCTCACCGCCATGGTTCAGAATGCCGTGGCAGTGGTGTCCGGGGATACCACCGTGGATATTGAATCCGCTTCCGGGTCCACCGGGGATCTGCACCCGAATCTGATAAAATATTGCGATACCTCCATTGCCCGGGCGCTCCAGGGTCAGAGCCTGACCAACGAGGGCACCAGCACCGGGTCCTATGCCGAATCCAAGACCAGCATGGAGTCGCTCACCGATTATCAGGAGGCGGATGAGCAGCTCATTGTCACCTTCATGAACCGCCTGGCCAAGCGGTACCGCAATGTAAACAACCCCATGGCAAAGGTGCCGGTATTCCGGTACCGGGAACCCGAGGATTATCAGGCCCTGGCAGATCTGGACACCAAGCTTTCAAGTCTGGGCGTGCAGTTTAAAAAAGAGCGGTTCACCCGGCGGTACCGGATGTCCGAGGATGAATTTGATATGCGACCAGGAAGCGAAGCAGCGGCCTCTGCGGTACCGACCGAAGGGCTGGGATTTGCAGGGGGCACGAATTTAGCACAGGGGACAGATTTAAAATCCATCCCGCCGGGCCAGGCCGAAATAGACGCTTTTTGCGACAAATTGACCAAAGCCGGGGCTAAGGGTGCCGGAAAAGCCAGAAAAGCAATTTTAGAGGCCATATCCGCAACCACAGACTATGAAGAGGCCGCCGTCCGTCTGCTGGAATTATATCCGGATCTGCACCAGGACGATTTTGAATCCCTGATGGAACGGGCCGAGCTCAATGCCTGTCTGTATGGCATGTACGCCGAAAAGGAGGAGAGCAATGGGTAA
- a CDS encoding PBECR2 nuclease fold domain-containing protein, translating to MGKVKPQALPFKDAHDFWKEKLQLSPKEYYALSDEAKMKAFAVSGMARGDELAMVYEALTRAIEGKIGFEDFKKGLSDVWEKRGWTGVSAWRVDNIFRTNVQAAYMAGRWKQAIRAAGTRPYGQYSAVLDVRTRPTHTAVHGMVYPLDHAFWDTWWPLNGFRCRCTVKTLSERQVKNQGLTVQTEDMTGKLVEPVDPKTGNKVPARLLMPDPGFTYHPGKSAFGGITPAEGPGGLTDIGIRTFENYKRRKMDNLPVAAHHRFTDKDLLENKADYMQRTGHDSKAAEAHFVKAFLTEFGLKAGEVMVYKDVLGEAVVIGEDLFKTAGGKLKITKKGREKYLKLLARTIKEPYEVWLVPQKNIQTGRVILRRRYIAAFSDGPDNKITGFATFDYDRHGWEGVTAFPPDKMAYTDALRNGALIYKK from the coding sequence ATGGGTAAGGTTAAACCCCAGGCTCTGCCGTTCAAAGACGCACATGATTTCTGGAAGGAGAAGCTCCAGCTGTCCCCAAAGGAATATTATGCGCTGTCCGATGAGGCTAAAATGAAAGCCTTTGCCGTTTCCGGCATGGCCAGGGGGGATGAGCTTGCCATGGTGTATGAGGCCTTGACCCGGGCCATTGAGGGTAAGATCGGGTTTGAAGATTTTAAGAAGGGTCTGTCTGATGTGTGGGAGAAACGGGGCTGGACCGGGGTCAGTGCCTGGCGGGTGGATAATATTTTCCGCACCAATGTCCAGGCGGCCTACATGGCAGGCCGATGGAAACAGGCCATCCGGGCCGCCGGAACCAGACCCTACGGACAATACTCTGCGGTGCTGGACGTCCGTACCCGGCCCACCCACACGGCGGTGCACGGCATGGTTTATCCCCTGGATCATGCCTTCTGGGATACCTGGTGGCCTTTAAATGGATTCCGGTGCAGATGCACGGTGAAAACCCTGTCCGAACGTCAGGTGAAAAACCAGGGGTTGACCGTGCAGACCGAGGACATGACCGGCAAGCTGGTGGAACCGGTGGACCCGAAAACCGGCAACAAGGTGCCTGCCCGGCTGCTGATGCCGGATCCGGGGTTTACCTATCATCCGGGCAAGAGCGCCTTTGGGGGCATCACCCCGGCGGAGGGACCAGGTGGGCTTACGGACATTGGGATACGCACCTTTGAGAATTACAAGCGGCGGAAGATGGATAACCTGCCAGTTGCAGCCCATCACCGGTTTACAGATAAAGATCTGCTGGAGAATAAAGCCGATTATATGCAGCGCACCGGGCATGACAGCAAGGCTGCCGAAGCCCATTTTGTCAAAGCATTTTTGACAGAATTCGGTTTGAAGGCCGGGGAGGTCATGGTCTACAAAGACGTGCTGGGGGAGGCTGTGGTCATCGGCGAGGATCTGTTCAAGACCGCCGGTGGTAAGCTAAAGATCACGAAAAAAGGTCGGGAAAAGTACTTGAAGCTGCTGGCTCGAACCATCAAGGAACCGTATGAGGTGTGGCTGGTTCCCCAGAAAAATATACAAACGGGCCGGGTGATTCTTCGACGGCGGTATATCGCGGCATTTTCCGACGGTCCGGACAATAAGATCACCGGGTTTGCCACCTTTGATTATGACCGGCATGGCTGGGAGGGGGTGACGGCTTTTCCTCCGGACAAGATGGCATACACGGACGCACTGAGGAACGGGGCCTTGATTTATAAAAAATAG
- a CDS encoding major capsid protein produces MLHSEVLALFGKQTQVKTFAALPPLESTVMDTVFKNRLQHPMAMIGIKDIIEITQTTPVISRSAPAVPVSDGSSSYSFIEPLALNPSDFISARELNDLKTWGIATREVWLQSKQEKLRRIVRRSSEGIATTALSGTVSWPLKLESGGWDTYQVSYGSVLSYTPDKKWDADGVLIADVYDTLMKMRREIRKKGYGGTIEIWAGDDVYMALMKIVDSVKSTIKQNIRLEKVEAGIDVGGYLVKPMDETYQNPQTGAAVDKVAAHKLCMIALDAGHALYYCALDDLDANLQPLPFFMKPIVKQNPSGIDVLGMSKPLPVINPNGICWAELAAE; encoded by the coding sequence ATGTTGCATTCCGAAGTCCTGGCCCTGTTTGGCAAACAGACCCAGGTTAAAACATTCGCAGCCCTGCCACCGTTGGAAAGTACCGTCATGGATACGGTGTTTAAAAACAGGCTTCAGCATCCCATGGCCATGATCGGCATCAAGGATATCATTGAGATCACCCAGACCACCCCTGTGATCAGCCGGTCCGCCCCGGCGGTGCCGGTGTCCGATGGCAGTTCCAGTTACAGCTTTATTGAGCCGCTGGCATTGAACCCCAGTGATTTTATCTCTGCCAGGGAACTCAATGATTTGAAAACATGGGGCATTGCCACCCGGGAGGTATGGCTGCAATCCAAACAGGAAAAACTGCGACGTATTGTGCGCAGATCCAGTGAGGGCATTGCGACAACGGCGCTGTCCGGTACCGTGTCCTGGCCGTTAAAACTGGAATCCGGGGGGTGGGATACTTATCAGGTGTCCTATGGCTCTGTGCTTTCCTATACCCCGGACAAAAAATGGGATGCCGACGGTGTGCTGATTGCCGACGTGTACGATACCCTGATGAAAATGCGCAGGGAAATCCGAAAAAAAGGATATGGCGGCACCATTGAGATCTGGGCCGGAGATGATGTTTATATGGCCCTGATGAAGATTGTGGACAGTGTAAAGTCAACCATCAAGCAGAACATCCGCCTGGAAAAGGTGGAAGCAGGTATTGACGTGGGCGGGTATCTGGTCAAACCCATGGATGAGACATATCAGAATCCCCAGACCGGCGCGGCGGTGGACAAGGTGGCGGCACACAAGCTGTGCATGATCGCCCTGGATGCCGGGCATGCCCTTTATTACTGCGCACTGGATGATCTGGATGCAAACCTGCAGCCCCTGCCGTTCTTTATGAAGCCCATTGTAAAACAGAATCCATCGGGGATTGATGTGCTGGGCATGAGTAAGCCCTTGCCGGTGATCAACCCCAACGGTATTTGCTGGGCTGAGCTGGCGGCGGAATAA
- a CDS encoding phage protein Gp36 family protein, whose translation MTVLYCTETDLKEYLLQAYLDKIEQINPGTVGRTLSNVSLEIREAILQGEHTIPETESSAVLKRICAVITAWRCVGDITSLMNTEAGSNNEWIPLQRLFDQSRKDLDSIRSGKLMPYPETDAGDPGISVSAPAVLFGPDTWGLF comes from the coding sequence ATGACGGTTTTATACTGCACGGAAACGGATTTAAAGGAGTATCTGCTCCAGGCATATCTGGACAAGATAGAGCAGATTAACCCCGGCACCGTGGGTCGAACCCTTTCGAATGTATCCCTGGAAATCCGGGAGGCCATTCTCCAGGGGGAGCACACCATCCCGGAGACAGAGTCATCTGCGGTTTTAAAGCGCATTTGTGCGGTGATAACCGCCTGGCGGTGTGTGGGGGATATCACCAGCCTCATGAATACGGAAGCGGGTTCAAACAACGAATGGATACCCTTGCAGCGGCTGTTTGACCAGTCCCGGAAGGATCTGGACAGTATCCGTTCCGGGAAATTGATGCCCTACCCTGAAACAGATGCAGGTGACCCGGGTATCAGTGTGTCTGCACCTGCGGTGTTGTTCGGGCCTGACACCTGGGGGCTTTTTTAA
- a CDS encoding phage virion morphogenesis protein: protein MAGASFSMDFHRINRVLGSAVTVLNDRQELAETLGEQFVSATLGRFETGTGPDGEEWAKSARAENESGRTLVDKGGLKGSINYEASSTAVAVGTSDQVKGAIHQFGGTIKPKSAGALKFKTPNGFVITKKVEIPARPYIGLNQEDVDEAAETIRLFMQRGLGGR, encoded by the coding sequence ATGGCCGGGGCAAGCTTCAGCATGGATTTTCACCGGATCAACAGGGTGCTTGGCAGCGCTGTGACTGTTTTAAACGACCGTCAGGAACTGGCCGAAACCCTGGGAGAGCAGTTTGTATCCGCCACCCTGGGACGGTTTGAAACCGGGACTGGACCCGACGGGGAGGAGTGGGCGAAATCAGCCAGGGCTGAAAACGAAAGCGGACGAACCCTGGTGGACAAAGGGGGGCTGAAGGGCTCCATTAACTATGAAGCATCGTCCACGGCGGTGGCTGTGGGGACATCGGATCAGGTTAAGGGGGCCATCCACCAGTTCGGAGGCACCATCAAACCAAAAAGCGCAGGAGCCTTGAAATTCAAGACTCCCAACGGGTTTGTGATCACAAAGAAAGTGGAGATACCTGCCCGGCCCTACATCGGGCTGAACCAGGAAGATGTGGATGAGGCAGCGGAAACCATCCGGCTATTTATGCAGCGGGGGCTTGGGGGAAGATGA